In the genome of Christensenella timonensis, one region contains:
- a CDS encoding dihydroorotate dehydrogenase, with translation MSDMRVNIAGVQLKNPVITASGTFGYAEEYNLHMDVSKLGAVTLKALTKAPRLGNPPVRIAETASGVLNAVGLQNPGVDEFLRSIYPRIKNYDTVKIANIAGASAEDYAYVAERLNDTNIALYEVNVSCPNVKQGGVSFGTDVCAINDIVGAVKRVAKKPLIVKLTPNVTKVADMAKAARDAGADAVSLINCITGMAIDAKTRRPILANVTGGLSGPAVKPVALRMVWEVFQAKLGIPIIGLGGIMSGEDAAEFMIAGASAVMVGAATMRNPSATAIILSELEQYANDMGIEKISGLTGTLSI, from the coding sequence ATGAGTGACATGAGAGTGAACATCGCGGGCGTACAACTCAAAAATCCGGTGATCACGGCATCCGGGACGTTTGGATATGCGGAAGAGTATAATCTGCATATGGACGTTTCAAAGCTTGGCGCGGTGACACTGAAAGCGCTGACAAAGGCGCCGCGGCTGGGAAACCCGCCTGTGCGCATTGCGGAGACGGCCAGTGGGGTACTCAATGCGGTCGGCCTGCAAAATCCGGGTGTGGACGAATTCCTTCGCTCCATTTATCCGCGCATCAAAAACTATGATACGGTCAAGATCGCGAATATCGCGGGGGCGTCCGCCGAAGATTATGCTTATGTGGCGGAGCGCTTAAACGATACGAATATCGCGCTTTATGAAGTCAATGTGTCCTGTCCCAACGTAAAGCAGGGCGGCGTGAGCTTTGGTACGGATGTATGCGCGATAAACGACATCGTAGGGGCGGTCAAGCGCGTGGCGAAAAAACCGCTGATCGTAAAGCTGACGCCCAATGTCACCAAAGTCGCGGATATGGCGAAAGCGGCGCGTGACGCAGGGGCGGACGCGGTATCGCTTATCAACTGCATCACAGGGATGGCGATCGATGCAAAAACGCGCAGGCCGATCCTTGCAAATGTTACAGGCGGACTTTCCGGCCCTGCGGTAAAGCCGGTGGCATTGCGGATGGTATGGGAGGTGTTCCAGGCAAAGCTTGGTATCCCGATCATCGGGCTGGGAGGCATCATGAGCGGGGAGGACGCTGCGGAATTCATGATCGCAGGGGCGAGCGCCGTTATGGTCGGCGCGGCAACCATGCGCAACCCTTCGGCTACAGCTATTATCCTTAGCGAGCTGGAGCAATACGCAAACGATATGGGGATCGAAAAGATCAGCGGGCTTACGGGCACGCTGAGCATATAG
- a CDS encoding dihydroorotate dehydrogenase electron transfer subunit, producing MINKHTIETVLSNELIADNTYLLKVTCTDDFLRYFRPGQFAHIEIPHAKELLLRRPISINYVDEGKKEVHLAYAVVGKGTRLLSLARAGDTLDILMPLGNGFQLKDDMKKVWLIGGGIGIAPLKSLKVKYPDREYSAFLGYRSASCVYEVQDFEGFASTYVATDDGTFGEHGFCTNLLKERLQEEKPDVILSCGPMPFFQSLARVLEGTDIPAYVSMEQHMGCGTGGCAVCVCKIKGQHKKVCIEGPVFDMKEVDALYE from the coding sequence ATGATTAACAAACACACGATAGAAACGGTTCTGTCAAACGAGCTGATCGCGGACAACACATACCTCCTGAAAGTGACGTGTACGGACGATTTCCTGCGGTATTTCCGTCCGGGACAGTTTGCGCATATCGAGATACCGCACGCAAAGGAGCTTCTGCTCAGAAGGCCGATCAGCATCAATTATGTGGATGAAGGCAAAAAGGAAGTGCATCTTGCTTATGCGGTCGTTGGCAAAGGTACGAGGCTGCTTTCCTTGGCGCGGGCAGGCGATACGCTGGATATCCTGATGCCGCTGGGCAACGGTTTCCAGCTCAAGGACGACATGAAAAAGGTATGGCTCATCGGCGGCGGGATCGGGATCGCCCCCCTAAAGTCGCTCAAAGTGAAATACCCTGACCGGGAATATTCCGCCTTCCTCGGATACCGCAGCGCAAGCTGTGTGTACGAGGTACAGGATTTTGAGGGGTTTGCCTCGACTTACGTCGCTACGGATGACGGGACGTTTGGCGAGCATGGCTTTTGTACCAACCTGTTAAAGGAGCGTTTGCAGGAAGAAAAACCGGACGTGATCCTCTCTTGCGGGCCGATGCCGTTCTTTCAGTCCCTTGCGCGCGTCCTTGAGGGGACGGACATCCCGGCGTATGTTTCCATGGAGCAGCATATGGGCTGCGGTACGGGGGGCTGCGCGGTGTGCGTGTGCAAAATAAAGGGACAGCACAAAAAAGTGTGTATCGAGGGCCCCGTATTCGATATGAAGGAGGTCGACGCGCTTTATGAGTGA
- the pyrE gene encoding orotate phosphoribosyltransferase: MTREEIIAVFKEKEVMLEGHFLLTSGRHSDKYMQCAKLFQYPDVSELICKQLAEQFADRKIDLVVGPAIGGIIMAYEMSRQLGVKNIFAERENGKMTLRRGFTVEPGTKILVTEDVVTTGGSVKEVIALLKDLGAEVVGVGSVVDRSAGAVDFGVPFRAVLSMEVKSYGPDECPICKAGETPLVKPGSRALPVK; encoded by the coding sequence ATGACGCGTGAAGAGATCATTGCGGTTTTTAAAGAAAAAGAAGTAATGTTGGAAGGGCATTTCCTGCTCACGTCGGGCAGGCATTCGGATAAGTACATGCAGTGTGCGAAGCTGTTCCAATATCCGGATGTATCGGAGCTTATTTGTAAGCAGCTTGCGGAACAGTTTGCGGATAGGAAGATCGACCTCGTGGTCGGGCCGGCGATCGGCGGCATCATCATGGCCTATGAGATGTCGCGCCAGTTGGGCGTAAAGAATATCTTTGCAGAGCGTGAAAATGGAAAAATGACGCTGCGCAGGGGTTTTACGGTAGAGCCGGGGACGAAAATACTGGTAACGGAGGACGTCGTAACAACAGGCGGATCCGTCAAGGAAGTTATTGCGCTGCTTAAGGATTTGGGTGCGGAAGTCGTGGGCGTGGGCAGCGTAGTCGACCGCAGTGCGGGCGCGGTAGACTTTGGCGTACCGTTCCGCGCGGTGCTTTCTATGGAAGTGAAATCATATGGGCCGGACGAATGTCCCATCTGTAAAGCAGGTGAAACGCCGCTTGTAAAACCGGGAAGCAGGGCGCTGCC
- a CDS encoding carbamoyl phosphate synthase small subunit codes for MAYLTLEDGTIFKGESFGKQADVMGEVVFNTGMTGYQEVLTDPSYCGQIVTMTYPLVGNYGIDEEVSESDGPKVSAFVMREKCSEPSNWNSKMTLEEYLVKKQIIGLAGIDTRELTRKLRDKGTMHGIITQVPPSAMQIEEMKNYHIELPVEQVTCKEKYQYSQGSRSLAVLDFGLKRNILRSLEKRDCALTVFPALTDPKEIIAGNFDGLMLTNGPGNPKDNVQIIENLKQLIGKLPAFGICLGHQLVALAMGADTEKLKYGHRGSNHPVKDMQRNKVYITSQNHGYTIMSRSLPACAVVSHKNWNDQTIEGVKYIGYPMFTVQFHPEAAPGPEDTAYLFDDFMEIIDREKAKKND; via the coding sequence ATGGCTTATTTGACACTGGAAGACGGGACGATTTTCAAAGGGGAGTCCTTTGGAAAACAGGCGGACGTGATGGGTGAGGTCGTTTTCAATACGGGCATGACAGGCTACCAAGAGGTTCTTACGGATCCTTCCTATTGCGGCCAGATCGTGACCATGACCTACCCGCTGGTCGGCAATTATGGGATCGATGAGGAGGTATCCGAATCGGACGGGCCAAAGGTAAGCGCGTTCGTCATGCGCGAAAAGTGCAGCGAACCTTCCAACTGGAACAGCAAAATGACGTTGGAGGAGTATCTGGTCAAAAAACAGATCATCGGCCTTGCGGGTATTGATACGCGCGAGCTGACAAGGAAGCTGCGCGACAAAGGAACGATGCACGGGATCATCACACAGGTGCCGCCATCCGCTATGCAGATCGAGGAAATGAAGAATTATCATATAGAGCTGCCTGTGGAGCAGGTGACGTGCAAGGAAAAGTACCAGTATTCGCAGGGCAGCCGCTCCTTAGCGGTGCTCGATTTTGGGCTGAAACGCAATATCCTGCGCAGCCTTGAAAAGCGCGACTGTGCGCTTACCGTGTTCCCGGCGCTTACAGACCCCAAAGAGATCATAGCGGGGAACTTTGATGGGCTGATGCTGACAAACGGCCCGGGAAACCCGAAGGACAACGTGCAGATCATTGAAAACCTAAAGCAGCTGATCGGTAAGCTGCCGGCATTCGGCATCTGCCTGGGGCACCAGCTGGTGGCGCTGGCCATGGGTGCGGATACGGAAAAGCTCAAATACGGACACCGCGGCTCTAACCATCCGGTCAAGGATATGCAGCGCAACAAGGTGTATATCACCTCGCAAAACCACGGTTACACGATCATGAGCCGTTCCCTGCCGGCGTGCGCTGTCGTATCGCACAAAAACTGGAACGACCAAACGATCGAGGGCGTAAAATATATCGGTTATCCGATGTTCACGGTGCAGTTCCATCCGGAGGCAGCACCGGGGCCGGAGGATACGGCATACTTATTTGACGATTTTATGGAGATCATCGACAGGGAGAAGGCAAAAAAAAATGATTAA
- the pyrF gene encoding orotidine-5'-phosphate decarboxylase has translation MIDKLIEQIIQKKSPICVGLDTKFEYLPQEFLSRGDFMDPLSYAADNIFQYNRVLIDEIADIVPSVKVQAAYYEMYGCEGMKAFRDTIAYAKDAGLVVIADIKRNDIGATASAYSSSYLGRAKVGEKEVPVFDADFATVNGYLGTDGIAPFTADCEKYDKGIFVLVKTSNPSSGELQDKQIGGKTVYECMAGMVAEWGKDLIGKYGYSEVGAVIGATYPQQAEKIRGKHPSIFVLIPGYGAQGGSAQGLVPNFDKRGLGGVVNNSRAILTAYRNEKYKGMDFAKAARQAALDMQEDILDTFAKNGIGY, from the coding sequence ATGATAGACAAGCTGATTGAACAGATCATACAAAAAAAGAGCCCGATCTGCGTAGGGCTGGATACGAAATTTGAATATCTGCCGCAGGAATTTTTGTCGCGCGGGGATTTCATGGATCCGCTTTCTTATGCGGCGGACAATATTTTCCAGTACAACAGGGTGCTCATCGACGAGATCGCGGATATCGTCCCGTCCGTTAAAGTACAGGCGGCCTACTACGAGATGTACGGCTGTGAAGGCATGAAAGCCTTCCGCGATACGATCGCATATGCAAAGGATGCAGGCCTTGTGGTGATCGCCGACATCAAACGAAATGATATCGGCGCGACGGCGAGCGCCTATTCGAGCTCTTACCTCGGCAGGGCGAAGGTCGGCGAAAAGGAAGTCCCTGTTTTCGATGCGGATTTTGCCACAGTAAACGGATACCTCGGCACAGACGGGATCGCGCCGTTCACAGCCGATTGTGAAAAGTATGATAAAGGCATTTTCGTACTGGTCAAAACGTCTAACCCAAGCTCGGGAGAGCTGCAGGACAAGCAGATCGGCGGCAAAACGGTATACGAATGCATGGCCGGCATGGTGGCTGAATGGGGCAAAGACCTGATCGGGAAGTACGGGTATTCAGAGGTCGGCGCGGTGATCGGCGCGACCTATCCGCAGCAGGCGGAAAAAATACGCGGGAAGCATCCGTCGATCTTTGTGTTGATCCCCGGGTATGGCGCGCAGGGCGGCAGCGCACAGGGACTGGTTCCGAATTTTGACAAGCGCGGGCTTGGCGGCGTGGTAAACAATTCGCGTGCGATCCTTACCGCTTACCGGAATGAAAAATATAAAGGCATGGACTTTGCAAAGGCGGCGCGGCAGGCGGCGCTTGACATGCAGGAGGATATTTTGGACACGTTTGCGAAAAACGGGATTGGATATTAG